One genomic region from Rhodothermales bacterium encodes:
- a CDS encoding carboxypeptidase M32, with amino-acid sequence MNELRQHFAKIADLNHAAALLEWDQETYMPEGAAESRALQLSTLRSFAHELLTSDRTASLLDSAAPESDMDRDFIRVARRDLEKATCLPSSLVAELAATTGRAKGAWQRARAANRFADFQPHLEKIVDLCLQQAEAYGYVDTPYDALLDLYEPDMRTATVTRTFTDLRARLVPLVQQIAAAPQLDDAPVRGHFPEAAQWAFGLEVAQAFGYDLTRGRQDRSAHPFSTSFSINDSRITTRLETDFFNPAFFGTLHETGHALYEMGVDQDLERTPLAEGTSLGMHESQSRMWENQIGRSLPFWNHYMPRAQAHFPDGLAGVTAEQMYQAANRVEPSLIRVEADEVTYNLHIMLRFELEQDLISGRLNVADLPAAWNDRMEAWLGLRPSNDAEGVLQDIHWSLGAIGYFPTYALGNLMSAQLFDAMAKDLPNRDDLVASGQFAPILAWLREHVHQWGRRKTATQILEDVCGTGLDAEPFVQYVSAKYGALYGLTS; translated from the coding sequence ATGAACGAACTTCGCCAGCATTTCGCCAAGATCGCCGACCTGAACCACGCCGCTGCCCTCTTGGAGTGGGACCAGGAGACCTATATGCCCGAGGGCGCGGCCGAATCCAGGGCGCTACAGCTGTCCACGCTCCGCTCGTTCGCGCACGAACTCCTGACCTCGGACCGGACGGCGAGCCTGCTGGATTCGGCCGCGCCCGAGTCCGACATGGACCGGGATTTCATCCGGGTGGCCCGCCGGGACCTGGAAAAGGCCACCTGCCTGCCGTCTTCCCTGGTCGCCGAATTGGCGGCCACCACCGGGCGGGCAAAGGGCGCCTGGCAGCGGGCCCGGGCGGCCAACCGGTTCGCGGACTTCCAGCCGCACCTGGAGAAGATCGTGGACCTGTGCCTGCAGCAGGCCGAGGCCTACGGATACGTCGACACGCCCTACGACGCCCTCCTGGACCTGTACGAGCCGGACATGCGGACCGCGACGGTGACCAGGACCTTCACCGACCTGCGTGCGCGGCTCGTCCCGCTGGTCCAGCAGATTGCCGCCGCCCCGCAACTGGACGACGCCCCGGTCCGGGGGCATTTCCCGGAAGCCGCGCAGTGGGCCTTCGGTCTGGAAGTCGCCCAGGCGTTCGGGTATGATCTCACGCGGGGGCGGCAGGACCGCTCGGCGCATCCGTTCAGCACGTCGTTCTCCATCAACGATTCCCGGATTACCACCCGCCTGGAGACGGACTTCTTCAATCCCGCCTTTTTCGGCACGCTTCACGAAACCGGACACGCTCTGTATGAGATGGGCGTCGACCAGGACCTGGAGCGCACACCGCTGGCCGAGGGCACGTCGCTCGGCATGCACGAATCCCAATCCCGCATGTGGGAGAACCAGATCGGCCGCAGCCTGCCCTTCTGGAACCACTACATGCCGCGGGCGCAGGCGCATTTCCCGGACGGGCTCGCGGGAGTCACCGCCGAGCAGATGTACCAGGCAGCAAACCGCGTAGAGCCCTCGCTCATCCGCGTCGAGGCCGACGAAGTCACCTACAACCTGCACATCATGCTGCGCTTCGAGCTGGAGCAGGATCTGATTTCCGGGCGGCTGAACGTGGCCGACCTGCCGGCGGCCTGGAACGACCGCATGGAGGCGTGGCTGGGGCTGCGTCCTTCGAACGATGCGGAAGGCGTGCTGCAGGACATCCACTGGTCGCTCGGGGCCATCGGCTACTTCCCGACCTACGCCCTGGGCAATCTGATGTCGGCCCAGCTGTTCGATGCGATGGCCAAGGACCTCCCGAATCGCGACGACCTCGTGGCGTCCGGGCAGTTCGCTCCCATCCTGGCGTGGCTCCGCGAACACGTCCACCAGTGGGGACGCCGCAAGACCGCCACGCAGATCCTGGAGGATGTGTGCGGCACGGGATTGGATGCCGAGCCGTTCGTGCAGTACGTATCGGCCAAATACGGCGCGCTCTACGGATTGACGTCCTGA
- a CDS encoding histidine kinase N-terminal 7TM domain-containing protein, with product MDTVSFPIIAPFVASILLSLALGGYAMHRYRSPEARYFMMSMLLAAFWSMSSTFQLLSPDFGVKRFWADIKFISVTVIPVTWFLMALAFSGIRHFRKAWEVALLFIVPVVTMALIATNALHGWVFAVQWPAESEHFTSVGRTYGPWFWVYTLYAYGMVGASMSIFGHAAFKLSGRRRQQAAMMLGGSFVPLLLNALYLSNPDAFFQLDYTPVAFSVSGVFFAIGLFRFSLLDLRPIARREIMRVMQDPVIVTDVRGVIADLNDAATTAFGMDRSAIGTHFRGAIRGLADVMSRDGDTRTFSAEVSRRIGDELRWFDARINLLEDEIGSPLGYLCVLRDVTDRKAAERQLLVAKQRVEELSRLKSAFLSNMSHEIRTPLAGIIGLSDMLVEETEGEHQEFAGLIRDGGTRLLRMLNSVLSVAHLSSGKIEQHARKVDIVELMRSTTDSFRVEAERAGLDLLFVEPAGPVDAILDPDHFSHAVGHLLDNAIQFTESGRVNVRLESTSDDVQVMISDTGRGMNARFLEQAAEAFSQEAFDLDRPVEGSGLGLRVAYGLVEEMHGRISVDSAQGAGTSFTVTVPRRATPA from the coding sequence GTGGACACCGTTTCGTTCCCCATTATCGCCCCCTTCGTCGCGAGCATCCTGCTGTCACTGGCACTGGGAGGCTACGCCATGCACCGGTACCGGTCCCCCGAGGCCCGGTACTTCATGATGTCCATGCTACTGGCGGCGTTCTGGTCCATGTCGTCCACGTTTCAGTTGCTCAGCCCGGACTTCGGCGTGAAGCGATTCTGGGCCGACATCAAGTTCATTTCGGTCACCGTCATTCCGGTGACCTGGTTCCTGATGGCGCTGGCGTTCTCCGGCATCCGTCATTTCCGGAAGGCCTGGGAAGTGGCCCTCCTGTTCATTGTCCCCGTCGTCACGATGGCCCTGATTGCCACGAATGCGTTGCACGGGTGGGTCTTTGCCGTCCAGTGGCCGGCAGAGAGCGAGCACTTCACGTCGGTAGGTCGGACGTATGGACCCTGGTTCTGGGTCTATACCCTCTACGCATACGGCATGGTCGGTGCCAGCATGTCCATTTTCGGGCATGCGGCCTTCAAACTGAGTGGTCGGCGTCGCCAGCAGGCGGCCATGATGCTCGGCGGCAGTTTCGTGCCGTTGCTGTTGAATGCCCTCTACCTGAGCAACCCGGACGCTTTTTTCCAGCTGGACTACACCCCGGTGGCTTTTTCGGTGTCAGGCGTCTTTTTCGCGATCGGATTGTTCCGGTTCAGCCTGTTGGATCTGCGTCCCATTGCCCGCAGGGAAATCATGCGTGTCATGCAGGATCCCGTCATCGTGACGGATGTCCGGGGCGTCATTGCCGATTTGAACGATGCCGCCACGACCGCTTTCGGCATGGACCGGTCAGCAATCGGCACGCACTTCCGGGGCGCCATCCGGGGCCTGGCCGATGTCATGAGCCGGGATGGGGATACGCGGACGTTTTCGGCGGAAGTGTCCCGGCGAATCGGCGACGAGTTGCGTTGGTTCGACGCACGGATAAACCTGCTGGAGGACGAGATCGGGTCGCCGCTGGGCTACCTGTGTGTACTGCGTGACGTGACGGACAGGAAAGCGGCGGAACGGCAACTGCTGGTTGCCAAGCAGCGTGTGGAAGAACTGTCGCGACTGAAGTCCGCGTTCCTCTCCAACATGAGCCACGAAATCCGGACACCGCTTGCCGGTATCATCGGACTCTCCGACATGCTCGTGGAAGAAACCGAAGGGGAGCACCAGGAATTCGCCGGACTCATCCGGGACGGCGGCACGCGCCTGCTCCGCATGCTGAATTCCGTGTTGTCGGTTGCCCATCTGTCGTCGGGCAAGATCGAGCAACACGCGCGCAAGGTGGATATCGTGGAACTCATGCGCTCCACCACGGACTCGTTCCGGGTCGAGGCAGAGCGGGCCGGGCTCGACTTGCTGTTCGTGGAGCCCGCGGGTCCCGTGGATGCCATCCTGGATCCGGATCACTTCTCACACGCCGTCGGTCACCTGCTGGACAATGCCATCCAGTTCACGGAGTCAGGCCGCGTGAATGTGCGTCTGGAGAGTACATCGGACGACGTCCAGGTCATGATTTCCGATACCGGGCGCGGCATGAATGCCCGATTCCTGGAGCAGGCGGCCGAAGCTTTCAGCCAGGAGGCCTTCGATCTGGACCGGCCCGTGGAGGGCAGTGGCCTGGGGCTCCGTGTCGCCTACGGACTGGTGGAAGAAATGCACGGACGCATATCGGTGGATTCGGCACAGGGTGCCGGGACGTCGTTCACCGTTACCGTTCCACGACGGGCTACTCCCGCATGA
- a CDS encoding TonB-dependent receptor — protein MSRAAVLLFLLLFCAASVLPALARQSGTPPDAEKPRRDSLWTVEMPVMVITASRTLQRLKDTPVPTRVVRSEDIRRTGSLRLTDVLSQEPGLFIVHDHGAGIQMQGMDPAYTLILIDGQPLLGRTAGTLDLDRLPVADIERLEIVQGPSSSLYGSDALAGVINIITRSPADGLTATGMVRRQSFATTDANASVSGGAGPVSAALHVNSLTSDGYDLSPTAVGMTRAPYDSQTGSLRLDWEAAPSFDSRLDVRMARQARRDETLVGVLEDRQYDWSVSPALAWRATPVHRIRLSGHAASFRTTSTVDASTSRFRQGMYRLEAIYDHLGSQHHLVTAGAGATRDVVRADRILGERRSMEAAHAFLQHQWARRSRFQTTASARLDVHSEYGTHVSPKLALLGEPTDRLQLRVSVGSGFKAPTFQQMFMDFTNPVAGYSVIGASDVRPEQSVSWNASVAWNPHRRVDITVSTFLNRVRDLIETVPVAIKPNGQNVFSYVNLDRIRTRGLTLDLQTRPTRTVSVRAGYQFLDTADLSVLEDLDAGRVFARRDGVDYRLTRKDYGGLLNRSRHSLHAAMTAERVMAGVDVTVQGQYRSRYGHADLNGNLILDAANEYVPGHWLWNVTTERSVGNRLRLQAGIRNLFNLTNAPLIPSQPGRQVFASLAFEYQP, from the coding sequence ATGTCCCGCGCTGCCGTCCTTCTTTTCCTGCTGCTGTTCTGCGCCGCTTCCGTGCTTCCCGCACTGGCCCGGCAATCCGGAACGCCGCCTGACGCGGAGAAACCGCGCCGCGATTCGCTGTGGACCGTCGAGATGCCCGTCATGGTCATTACGGCGTCCCGCACACTGCAGCGGCTCAAGGATACGCCGGTCCCGACACGGGTCGTCCGGTCCGAGGACATCCGCCGAACGGGGAGTCTGCGACTGACCGACGTGCTGTCCCAGGAGCCCGGGCTGTTCATTGTGCACGACCACGGCGCGGGCATCCAGATGCAGGGCATGGATCCCGCCTACACGCTCATCCTGATCGATGGACAACCCCTGCTCGGCCGCACGGCCGGCACCCTCGACCTGGACCGGCTGCCGGTGGCTGACATCGAGCGCCTGGAAATCGTGCAAGGCCCCTCGTCGTCCCTGTATGGATCGGATGCGCTCGCCGGGGTCATCAACATCATCACGCGTTCGCCCGCCGACGGGCTCACGGCCACGGGTATGGTGCGCCGCCAGTCATTCGCCACGACCGATGCGAACGCGTCCGTGTCGGGCGGGGCAGGCCCGGTATCGGCCGCCCTCCATGTGAACAGCCTCACCTCGGACGGATACGACCTGTCTCCCACGGCCGTAGGCATGACCCGCGCACCGTATGACAGCCAGACGGGCTCGCTGCGTCTGGACTGGGAGGCCGCTCCGAGCTTCGACAGCCGACTGGACGTCCGCATGGCCCGCCAGGCGCGCCGCGACGAGACGCTCGTCGGTGTGCTTGAGGACCGCCAGTACGACTGGTCCGTGAGTCCCGCGCTCGCCTGGCGGGCCACACCGGTCCACCGCATCCGGCTGAGCGGCCACGCCGCCTCGTTCCGGACGACCTCCACCGTGGACGCGTCCACCTCCCGGTTCCGCCAGGGCATGTACCGGCTGGAAGCGATCTATGATCATCTGGGGAGCCAGCACCACCTGGTCACGGCCGGTGCGGGTGCCACGCGCGACGTGGTGCGTGCCGACCGGATCCTGGGCGAGCGTCGGTCCATGGAGGCCGCACACGCCTTCCTGCAGCATCAATGGGCCCGAAGGTCCCGATTCCAGACCACAGCCAGTGCGCGGTTGGATGTGCACAGTGAATACGGAACGCATGTGTCCCCCAAACTCGCGCTCCTGGGCGAACCCACCGACCGACTCCAGCTGCGCGTATCGGTGGGCAGCGGATTCAAGGCCCCGACGTTCCAGCAGATGTTCATGGACTTCACGAATCCCGTGGCCGGCTACTCCGTGATCGGTGCATCGGATGTGCGGCCGGAGCAGTCGGTGTCCTGGAATGCGTCCGTAGCGTGGAATCCCCACCGGCGGGTGGACATCACGGTATCGACCTTCCTGAACCGTGTTCGCGACCTGATTGAGACCGTCCCGGTGGCCATCAAGCCGAACGGCCAGAATGTCTTTTCCTATGTCAACCTGGACCGGATCCGGACCCGCGGTCTGACGCTCGACCTGCAAACGCGGCCCACCCGGACGGTGAGCGTTCGCGCCGGCTATCAGTTCCTGGATACGGCGGACCTGTCCGTGCTGGAGGACCTGGATGCCGGGCGGGTGTTTGCCCGCCGGGACGGCGTGGATTACCGCCTGACGCGCAAGGACTACGGAGGCCTGCTGAACCGTTCGCGCCACTCCCTGCATGCCGCCATGACCGCCGAGCGCGTAATGGCCGGCGTCGACGTCACGGTCCAGGGGCAGTACCGCAGCCGGTACGGGCACGCCGACCTGAACGGCAACCTCATCCTGGACGCCGCCAATGAATATGTCCCGGGCCACTGGCTCTGGAACGTCACCACGGAACGCTCCGTGGGCAACCGCCTGCGTCTGCAGGCGGGCATCCGCAACCTGTTCAACCTCACCAACGCACCGCTCATCCCATCCCAGCCGGGGCGCCAAGTGTTCGCTTCGCTGGCATTCGAGTATCAACCATGA
- a CDS encoding helix-turn-helix domain-containing protein yields MDELLTLKEASEQLGVHPVTLRRWSESGKIEVVRTPGGHRRFPASEVARLKRGPDRGTMSVTAAASAREDFQERALATTREDLKHVKADWAQSANQDELEEKRVLGRRLMGLLMQYVGVEGDDGDDILDEARVVARIYAKGIVSAGVPLAEALRATHFFKDHILESAVVLPETAGRRPEANQRMFRRLNGFLNEIQIVIAEAYRS; encoded by the coding sequence ATGGATGAACTGCTTACACTGAAGGAGGCCTCCGAGCAACTGGGGGTCCACCCGGTCACGCTCCGGCGTTGGTCCGAGAGCGGAAAGATCGAGGTCGTGCGGACGCCTGGCGGGCATCGCCGGTTTCCGGCGTCGGAAGTGGCCCGCCTGAAACGCGGGCCGGACCGGGGCACGATGTCTGTTACTGCTGCTGCTTCCGCCCGCGAGGATTTCCAGGAGCGCGCGCTGGCCACGACGCGCGAGGACCTGAAGCATGTGAAGGCCGACTGGGCGCAGTCCGCCAACCAGGACGAACTGGAGGAGAAGCGGGTCCTGGGACGCCGGCTCATGGGCTTGCTCATGCAATACGTGGGCGTGGAAGGCGACGACGGTGACGATATCCTGGACGAGGCCCGCGTGGTGGCCCGGATTTACGCGAAAGGCATTGTTTCGGCCGGGGTACCGCTGGCGGAGGCCTTGCGTGCTACCCATTTCTTCAAGGATCACATCCTGGAGTCGGCCGTAGTGCTGCCCGAGACCGCCGGACGCCGTCCAGAGGCGAATCAGCGGATGTTCAGGCGCTTGAATGGCTTCCTGAACGAAATCCAGATAGTCATCGCAGAAGCGTACAGATCATGA
- a CDS encoding HmuY family protein has product MTRISLLSLILLFTLTACSDDPASPDGGNEVVAERVADLPADPFVGFVNGRPVGQNLHSFYSLRENRIVERADSATTQWDVAFRGSTILVNGGTSGPGQGAAQILETTFAEVTLAPETGYATDSAAGPALGTGSGQSWYSYNPATQILQPTPGRVIVVKTADGRYAKINMVSYYRGAPANPVNTDEARYLTFDFVFQPDGSRSFE; this is encoded by the coding sequence ATGACACGTATTTCCCTGCTTTCCCTCATCCTGCTGTTCACGCTCACCGCCTGCAGCGACGACCCGGCGTCCCCGGACGGCGGCAATGAAGTGGTCGCCGAACGCGTGGCCGACCTGCCTGCCGATCCGTTCGTCGGATTCGTCAACGGCCGCCCCGTGGGTCAGAACCTCCATTCCTTCTACAGCCTGCGCGAAAACCGCATTGTTGAACGCGCCGATTCTGCGACGACGCAGTGGGACGTGGCCTTCCGGGGCTCGACCATCCTGGTGAACGGCGGAACCAGCGGGCCTGGCCAGGGCGCGGCTCAGATCCTGGAAACCACCTTTGCTGAAGTGACGCTGGCCCCGGAAACCGGCTATGCCACCGATTCGGCCGCCGGACCGGCGCTGGGTACGGGCAGCGGTCAGTCCTGGTATTCCTACAACCCCGCGACGCAGATCCTGCAGCCGACCCCGGGCCGCGTGATTGTCGTGAAGACGGCGGACGGCCGGTATGCCAAGATCAACATGGTATCGTACTACCGCGGCGCACCGGCCAACCCGGTGAATACGGACGAAGCCCGCTACCTGACGTTCGACTTCGTCTTCCAGCCCGATGGCAGCCGGTCATTCGAATGA
- the aroQ gene encoding type II 3-dehydroquinate dehydratase — MRLLVLNGPNLNLLGSREPHIYGSKTLKHLEDDVRERHPDVSTDWRQSNHEGELIDAIQKAADQGYTGIILNGAGFTHTSVALRDAVAATPLPVVEVHISNIHAREEFRQHTLTGEVATGVITGLGTAGYHLAVQYFQERHATTA; from the coding sequence ATGCGCCTGCTCGTACTCAACGGCCCGAACCTGAACCTGCTGGGTTCACGCGAGCCCCACATCTACGGATCGAAGACCCTGAAACATCTGGAGGATGACGTGCGCGAACGGCATCCGGACGTCTCCACTGACTGGCGCCAGAGCAACCATGAAGGGGAGTTGATCGATGCCATACAGAAGGCCGCGGACCAGGGATACACCGGCATCATCCTCAACGGCGCCGGATTCACACACACGTCAGTGGCCCTGCGGGATGCGGTGGCAGCCACACCGTTGCCCGTTGTGGAAGTCCACATCTCAAACATCCACGCGCGTGAGGAATTCCGCCAGCATACCCTGACCGGTGAGGTGGCCACCGGCGTCATCACCGGGCTGGGCACCGCAGGATACCACCTGGCCGTGCAGTACTTCCAGGAGCGCCACGCGACCACGGCATGA
- a CDS encoding HPF/RaiA family ribosome-associated protein, with protein MSINLELHLDHLHISDAVVEKIQSRLDGLDEERNDITGAYVSVKQMSGKPTVNLYEATVVLYHKPENLTGSAKSRDIPEAIADALVGVERQLRKARSAIRDRRKRAVKASKLLTD; from the coding sequence ATGAGCATCAACCTCGAGCTCCATCTGGACCACCTCCACATTTCCGATGCGGTCGTCGAGAAAATCCAGTCCCGCCTGGACGGGTTGGATGAAGAGCGCAACGACATCACCGGAGCCTATGTATCGGTCAAGCAGATGTCAGGCAAGCCCACCGTCAACCTCTACGAAGCCACGGTCGTCCTGTATCACAAGCCGGAAAACCTGACCGGATCGGCCAAGTCGCGGGACATTCCGGAAGCGATTGCCGATGCCCTGGTCGGAGTGGAACGCCAGCTGCGCAAGGCCCGCTCCGCCATCCGGGATCGACGCAAACGAGCCGTGAAGGCATCGAAGCTTCTTACAGACTGA
- a CDS encoding 3-deoxy-7-phosphoheptulonate synthase class II yields MPTATRPILQQPLYPDATKLRATLKELSQRPPLVTPWEIRRLESLLAEAAAGKRFLLQGGDCAELFSECRPEIISNRLKVLLQMSLVLIYGLRMPVVRVGRFAGQYAKPRSADLETRGNMTLPSYRGDIVNGTEFTAHSRTPDPERMLHAYHHAAATLNHVRALGEGGFADLHHPENWNLGFVNQDALRKEYQDVVDAILESIRFMEAVAPGPRTEMERVSFYTSHEALLLPFEEALTREDAQSSQTFNISTHFPWVGMRTAQPDGDHVAYLSGIANPVALKVGPDMPVEDLKTLVRTLNPDARPGRLTLITRMGAEHIERYLPGIIEAVKATGTPVLWTCDPMHGNTETLDSGIKTRRFQTMLTELESAFDIHAAAGTVLGGVHLELTGENVTECTGGAGGLDEDDLKRAYQSQVDPRLNGEQALEMAFAIIRKRRFMRE; encoded by the coding sequence ATGCCCACTGCCACCCGACCCATCCTGCAGCAGCCGCTCTATCCGGATGCCACCAAGCTTCGCGCCACGCTGAAGGAATTGTCCCAGCGCCCGCCGCTCGTGACCCCATGGGAAATCCGCCGGTTGGAATCCCTGCTTGCGGAGGCCGCGGCCGGAAAGCGATTCCTGCTGCAGGGCGGCGATTGCGCGGAGTTGTTCTCGGAATGCCGTCCCGAAATCATTTCCAACCGGCTGAAAGTACTCCTTCAGATGAGCCTCGTACTCATCTACGGTCTGCGCATGCCGGTGGTACGGGTCGGTCGGTTCGCCGGACAGTACGCCAAGCCCCGCTCGGCCGACCTGGAAACCCGGGGCAACATGACGCTGCCCTCGTACCGCGGGGACATCGTGAACGGGACGGAATTCACGGCCCACTCCCGCACCCCGGACCCGGAGCGCATGCTGCACGCGTATCACCACGCGGCCGCAACACTGAATCATGTGCGGGCCCTGGGCGAAGGCGGATTTGCCGACCTGCATCATCCGGAAAACTGGAATCTCGGTTTCGTGAACCAGGATGCCCTCCGGAAGGAATACCAGGACGTGGTCGATGCCATCCTGGAATCCATCCGGTTCATGGAGGCCGTGGCACCGGGACCCCGGACGGAAATGGAGCGCGTGTCGTTCTACACCAGCCATGAAGCCCTGCTGCTCCCGTTCGAGGAGGCGTTGACGCGCGAGGACGCCCAGTCCAGCCAGACCTTCAATATTTCGACGCATTTCCCGTGGGTGGGCATGCGCACCGCCCAGCCCGATGGCGACCACGTGGCCTATTTGTCAGGCATCGCAAACCCGGTGGCGTTGAAAGTCGGTCCCGACATGCCGGTTGAAGACCTCAAGACGCTGGTCCGCACCTTGAACCCGGACGCCCGACCCGGACGATTGACGCTCATCACCCGCATGGGGGCGGAACACATCGAACGGTATCTCCCGGGAATCATCGAGGCTGTCAAGGCCACCGGTACACCGGTGTTGTGGACCTGCGATCCCATGCACGGGAATACGGAAACTCTCGATTCAGGCATAAAGACCCGCCGGTTCCAGACCATGCTGACGGAGCTGGAGTCGGCCTTCGATATCCATGCCGCGGCGGGGACGGTGCTGGGCGGCGTGCACCTGGAATTGACGGGCGAGAACGTGACGGAGTGCACCGGCGGGGCCGGCGGCCTGGACGAAGACGACCTCAAGCGGGCGTATCAATCGCAGGTGGATCCCCGATTGAACGGGGAACAGGCACTGGAGATGGCCTTCGCCATCATCCGGAAGCGCCGCTTCATGCGGGAGTAG
- the mnmA gene encoding tRNA 2-thiouridine(34) synthase MnmA, with protein MSSKGRVLVAMSGGVDSSVAAVLLKQQGYEVVGITMKTWDHASSGGAAARAAAAGASAKVVGCCTLESMNDARSVALTWDFTHFIVDIRQEFGDWVINRFTDEYMAGRTPNPCVLCNTHIKWEALMRRADDLGCEHIATGHYARVRQDPETGRYALLPGVDRNKDQSYALWGVSQENLSRTIFPLGELTKPRIREMASEFGLDRVADKPDSYEICFVPDNDYRRFLRDRVPEMDEKAGPGPMVLSDGTRVGTHEGYPFYTIGQRHGLGVAMGWPAYVTRIDPETNTIVVGPESELMQHRLVAGQLNFVGAADLGEERHAWAKIRYNDPGAPCLVRQEGDTLHVSFFEARKAITPGQALVVYDEHAELLLAGGWISRIEEVVTV; from the coding sequence ATGAGTTCGAAGGGACGGGTGCTGGTAGCCATGAGCGGCGGAGTGGATTCCTCTGTCGCCGCCGTGCTGCTCAAGCAACAGGGATACGAAGTGGTGGGCATCACCATGAAGACCTGGGACCACGCGTCCTCCGGCGGTGCGGCCGCACGCGCTGCTGCGGCGGGTGCTTCGGCCAAGGTGGTCGGATGCTGCACGCTCGAATCCATGAACGATGCCCGCTCGGTGGCGCTCACGTGGGATTTTACCCACTTCATCGTGGATATCCGCCAGGAATTCGGGGACTGGGTCATCAACCGGTTCACCGACGAATACATGGCGGGCCGGACGCCCAACCCGTGCGTGCTCTGCAATACGCACATCAAGTGGGAGGCGCTCATGCGCCGGGCGGACGACCTGGGATGCGAGCACATTGCGACCGGACACTACGCCCGCGTCCGACAGGATCCGGAGACGGGCCGATACGCTCTGCTCCCCGGTGTGGACCGCAACAAGGACCAGAGTTACGCACTCTGGGGTGTGTCGCAGGAGAACCTGTCGCGGACCATTTTCCCGTTGGGAGAACTGACGAAACCGCGCATCCGTGAAATGGCCTCCGAATTCGGACTGGACCGCGTGGCGGACAAGCCGGACTCGTACGAGATCTGTTTCGTGCCGGACAATGACTATCGTCGGTTCCTGCGTGACCGCGTCCCGGAAATGGACGAGAAGGCCGGTCCGGGGCCCATGGTGCTGTCGGATGGCACGCGCGTGGGGACGCATGAGGGGTATCCGTTCTATACCATCGGGCAGCGGCATGGGTTGGGCGTGGCCATGGGATGGCCGGCCTACGTGACGCGGATAGATCCGGAGACGAATACCATTGTGGTGGGTCCGGAGTCCGAACTCATGCAGCATCGACTGGTGGCCGGTCAGCTGAACTTCGTGGGCGCAGCGGACCTCGGCGAGGAGCGCCACGCATGGGCCAAGATCCGGTACAACGATCCGGGTGCGCCCTGCCTGGTGCGCCAGGAAGGCGACACGTTGCATGTCTCTTTCTTCGAGGCGCGCAAGGCCATTACCCCGGGCCAGGCCCTGGTGGTCTACGATGAGCACGCGGAACTGCTCTTGGCCGGGGGGTGGATATCCCGGATTGAAGAAGTCGTGACGGTGTAA